In Nostoc edaphicum CCNP1411, the sequence GCAAAACTTCTTAAAGTCCCCCTTTTTAAGGGGGATTTAGGGGGATCTAAAAGTGATTAAAGTCACAGCAAAACACTTTTCAAACAACCTCTAAAGAGTTAATTGGCGTTTTAACTTCTTCAATATTTATATCCAAAAAACCAATATATTTTTTTTCAGAATTCAGCCATAAAACGGACGCAAGAACCAAAATTTCTTACTTCTTACTCATTACTCATTACTTCTCCTCTGCTACATCAAACGCCTTAAGCTTGTGAGAAATGCGGGAAAATGTAATATAGTTCAGTACAGTTTTTTTGTGAAGCTGATTTCACAAGCAATCCAACCAGTTTGCGGTGAACCGACTTAACTGCATTGCGGGAAGAAAATTGTACATCGGGACTTACGGCAGCTAAATCCACCCGCAACGATTTAATATTATTGATGGCTTATTGATAAGCTGCGATCGCAGTTTCGATTTTGCCTTGTGCTTTCGTTACCCGTCCAATTGCCACTGCCAGCGATAGGCAATAAGCTAATCGGCATTGATTTGTTGGGCTAGTCCTAGTGGAGTAAGTTGCTATGAGAATCTTGCTGATCGAAGATGACGAAATTTTAGCGAGTGTTTTGTTGCAGTCTCTTACCCAACAACACTATGCTGTTGAAATCGCACGAGACGGACAAATTGGCTGGGAATATGCCCAAAGTACGAACTACGACTTGATATTAACAGATGTTGGACTGCCGAAACTCGATGGCATTACTTTATGTCAGCGCTTACGTTCTAGTGGCCGTTCCACTCCTATTTTGTTGATCACAGCAAAAGATGAAACTAGCGATCGCATTCGTGGACTCGATGCTGGAGCAGATGATTATCTCATTAAACCTTTAAATTTGGGAGAACTCCAAGCAAGGGTACGCGCTTTGTTACGTCGCGGCGATACTCCCCGTCCTCCAGTGCTAGAAGTTGGGGCATTGCGGTTAGATCCAAGTATTTGCGAGGTAACATACGATAATCAGGTTTTGGATTTAACACCCAAAGAATATAGTCTGCTGGAGTTACTACTACGGAATCCATTGCGGGTTTTTAGTCGGGGAGATATTATCGAACATCTCTGGACTTTTGACGATCCACCCCAAGAGGAAACTGTTAAGTCTCATATTAAGTGGTTGCGACACAAGTTGAAAGTAGTTGGAGCCGTAGACTGGATTGAAAATGTTTATGGTTTGGGATATCGCTTAAAATCCCAAAAAGCTACTAGTAGAAATAGCGAAAAAATAACTCAAAAAAATCCAGATCGGGATTCCTCTGTACCCGATACTTCTCCATCCGTTGAACAGCAATTTAACCAAGCAATGAGTGGGTTGTGGAGTCAATACCAAGGGCTAATGACACAGCGAATGGAGGTACTGCAACAAGCAGCCTTAGAACTCTCTAGCGGCACACTAACTATAGAATTACGTAAATCGGCAGAACGGGAAGCGCACAAGCTAGCTGGTGTTTTGGGAATGTTTGAGCAAGAAGCAGGAACTCAAATAGCACGGGAAATTGAACAGATTTTAGACAAAGATGGAGAGTTATTACCAGCCCAAAAACACCAACTGATATCGCTGATCCAAGAGTTAGGCAACTTGTTAAACCTAATGGCACAAAAGGTAGTTAATCAAACTGCTACCTCAATTGGGGAAGAGATAAATCCGAAGTTACTACTGATTGACCCTGATTTACAACTGGGTTCACAGTTGCAACAACTAGCATCTTCTATGGAAATGCGTTGGCAACAAATAACAACGTTAGAAGCTGCAAAAAACTTCTTGCAAACCACATCACCAGATTTAGTAGTGCTGAATGTAGATGAGATCGGGCAGCGAGAAGAAAGTTTGGCATTCATGTTGGACTTAGCAACACATACTCCTCCTGTACCTGTTCTGGCGCTGGCTGTCACTGATCAGCTAGTGGATCGCGTGACTTTGGCTCAGTCTGGGGCGCGGGGTTTTCTCGTCAAGCCTGTCACAGCAAATCAAGTTTGGGAAACTGCGTCTCAAATATTGCAGTTTACCCGCTCTTTAACAGTAAATGTATTAGTAGTTGATGATGATCCACTGATTTTAGCAGCACTAGGCCCAATGTTAGAACCTTGGGGAATGCGAATGACCGGATTGGACGATCCCCTACGTTTTTGGGAGGTATTGCAATCTACTGCACCAGATTTGTTGATTTTGGATGTGGAAATGCCCCAAATTAGTGGTATAGAACTTTGTCAGGCAGTTCGCACAGATCCGCAATGGCAGGAATTGCCAATTGTATTTCTGACGGCTCACCGGGAGATGGAAACGGTGCAGCAAGTGTTTGCTGCTGGGGGAGATGATTATGTGGTTAAACCCGTTGTGGGGGCAGAACTGCTGGCAAGGATTACCCACCGCCTAGAACGCAGCCGCCTACTTCAGTCGCTCTCTACCAAAGACCCCTTAACCGGGCTAGCAAATCAGTTACAGTCTAGCCGCGACTTACAGCACTTGATTACTCAAGCCGAGAAAAATCAGCAATCGGTTTGCTTAATAATCTTGAATATTAGCGATTTACGTCAAATTAATATCCAGTATGGGCATGAGGCTGGTAATCAAGTATTGCAACGATGGAGTCGTCTATTCCAATCGGCATTTTGCAGTGGCGAAATATTGGGATATTGGGGTAATGGAGAATTTGTGGTCGGAGTTTCTGGGTTTACTGAAACAGAAGGGCTTGTGGTCAAACATCGCCTCAGTGACATTTTAACCAAGCTCCGCCAGCAAGTCTTTACAGCTCCCAATGGCGATCGCTTCCAGGTAACTTGTAATTTTGCTGTGGTTGAGTATCCTAATGATGGACTAAACATCCAATCTTTATACCAAGTTGCTAATTCTATGCTGAAGCAGAACTAAGGGACTTCCAACTAAAAAAATATCCTATCGCGGTGTAGGCAGGGGGAGAAAGAAAAATCACAACAACATCGTTATTCGTTTGACCATATTTGGTTAACCAAAACGGGTTTCTGTTTAGGCATCAACTGTTTGCCAAATTTGGCGTAGAGAGCAGGAATAACCAATAAAGTCAAAGCTGTAGAAGTAAATAAACCGCCCAAAACTACAATTGCTAAGGGTTGCAGAATTTCATTGCCGGCTCCACTGGCGATCGCCAAAGGCAGCATCCCTAGCGCAGAAGTGAGTGCAGTCATCAGAATGGCGTTCACTCGTTCTAGAGAACCGTTGACAATCACATCTTTGAGGGGCATTCCCTGAGCAAACTTGTTGTTGTAGTTGTCTACCAACAACAAGCCATTGCGGACAGCAACGCCGAATAGGGTAATGAATCCAATCAAAGAAGCGATCGAAATCACACCGCCACTCAAAGCAATGGAGATAATACCACCTACTAAAGCCAAAGGCAGATTGAGCATGATGGTGATCGTCGCGGAGAGCGATTTAACGGAGAAGAACATCAACACAGCAATCGCGATCGCTGCCAGGATGCTAAACACCAGGAGATTATTAGTAGCACGCTGCTCCGATTCAAACTGTCCACCGTACTGGATGAAGTAGCCATTAGGGAGTTTGATTTTCTGTTGAATTTGGGATTGAATATCACTAACAACACTGCCCAAATCGCGCTCGGCAACGTTTGCCGAAACGACAATCAGCCGTGACACGTCTTCCCGATTCACAACATTCGCTCCCATACCATAGTCTACTTTGGCTACAGCACCCAGTTGGATGGTTTGACCAGTTGGGGTAGTGATGGGAATAGCGCGAATGGCATCTAAACTATTGCGGGCTTTCTCGGTCAAGGAGATAGAAATATCAATAAGCTGCTGATTTTCTGCCACTTGCGATACCACACGACCATTTAAAGCAGTTTCCACCACGTTTGATAACTGCTCCATATTCAATCCATAGGTTGCGGCAGCCGTGCGATCGTAATGGATTTGTACCTGACGAATGGGTAGTTGGGGTTCAAGCTGCAAATCTACAACACCAGCGATGGGCCCAATCACATCTCGCACTTGTTCGCCAATCTTTCGTAGTTCAATTAAATCCGGGCCAAAGATTTTCACAGCGATCGCACTTCTCACCCCCGACAGCACTTCATCCATGCGGTGAGAAATAAATCCACCAATGTTAGATGCTACACCAGGCAGTTTATTGAACTCTTGCCGCAATTGTTTAATACTGCCTTCGCGGTCTTGGAGGGCGCGATCGCTCAGTTCTACGTCCACATGAGCCATACTCACTCCCGCCCCATCTGCATCTCCTGGAGCGCGTCCTGATCGCACTTGCACCCACTCAT encodes:
- a CDS encoding response regulator → MRILLIEDDEILASVLLQSLTQQHYAVEIARDGQIGWEYAQSTNYDLILTDVGLPKLDGITLCQRLRSSGRSTPILLITAKDETSDRIRGLDAGADDYLIKPLNLGELQARVRALLRRGDTPRPPVLEVGALRLDPSICEVTYDNQVLDLTPKEYSLLELLLRNPLRVFSRGDIIEHLWTFDDPPQEETVKSHIKWLRHKLKVVGAVDWIENVYGLGYRLKSQKATSRNSEKITQKNPDRDSSVPDTSPSVEQQFNQAMSGLWSQYQGLMTQRMEVLQQAALELSSGTLTIELRKSAEREAHKLAGVLGMFEQEAGTQIAREIEQILDKDGELLPAQKHQLISLIQELGNLLNLMAQKVVNQTATSIGEEINPKLLLIDPDLQLGSQLQQLASSMEMRWQQITTLEAAKNFLQTTSPDLVVLNVDEIGQREESLAFMLDLATHTPPVPVLALAVTDQLVDRVTLAQSGARGFLVKPVTANQVWETASQILQFTRSLTVNVLVVDDDPLILAALGPMLEPWGMRMTGLDDPLRFWEVLQSTAPDLLILDVEMPQISGIELCQAVRTDPQWQELPIVFLTAHREMETVQQVFAAGGDDYVVKPVVGAELLARITHRLERSRLLQSLSTKDPLTGLANQLQSSRDLQHLITQAEKNQQSVCLIILNISDLRQINIQYGHEAGNQVLQRWSRLFQSAFCSGEILGYWGNGEFVVGVSGFTETEGLVVKHRLSDILTKLRQQVFTAPNGDRFQVTCNFAVVEYPNDGLNIQSLYQVANSMLKQN